The following proteins come from a genomic window of Micavibrio aeruginosavorus EPB:
- a CDS encoding acetyl-CoA carboxylase biotin carboxylase subunit: MFTKILIANRGEIACRVIETARRMGIATVAVYSDADARARHVRMADEAVRIGPAASRESYLRGDIIIQAAKDTGAQAIHPGYGFLSENTDFADACAKAGIVFIGPSATAITAMGLKDRAKEIMSKAGVPIVPGYMGENQDSATLKAEAAKVGYPVLIKAVAGGGGKGMRLVEDAKDFDEHLSACKREAAASFNNDHVMIEKYITRPRHVEVQVFGDSHGNAVYLFERDCSLQRRHQKVVEEAPAPGLSQQVREKLGDAAVKAVKALGYTNAGTIEFIMDSKTHEFFFMEMNTRLQVEHPVTEMITGLDLVEWQLRVANGEALPLRQDQLSINGHAFEVRIYAEDPAENFLPQIGRLTALSAPFGVRMDTGVEAGDAVSIHYDPMVAKLIVHGASRAEALQKLSSALSGSMIAGLVTNQEFLGNIARHPAFIAGDVDTGFIARFNDDLLPANYGVADLHDLAIASVYILSGAMNVVQGNDIWDVADSWRMNGTLTRTLDFVNRGNHVKVSVTCAGRDFDVMVDGKSVRVSRDALTHARIVADDNDLTLVRDGRVIRLHLYTPGADGEGEAGEGRIIAPMPGKIIDVMVKKGASVDKDQPLLIMEAMKMQMTIRAAFAGTVEELPVIAGQQVTDGALLIAIEQKEAA, from the coding sequence ATGTTTACAAAGATCCTGATTGCCAACCGGGGCGAAATTGCCTGTCGCGTGATTGAAACGGCGCGGCGGATGGGTATTGCCACGGTGGCCGTGTATTCCGATGCCGATGCCCGCGCGCGCCATGTGCGTATGGCGGACGAAGCGGTGCGGATCGGCCCGGCGGCCAGCCGTGAATCGTACCTGCGCGGTGACATTATTATACAGGCGGCGAAGGATACGGGCGCGCAGGCCATTCACCCCGGTTATGGGTTCCTGTCTGAAAACACGGATTTTGCCGATGCGTGCGCGAAAGCGGGCATTGTGTTCATCGGCCCGTCGGCCACGGCCATCACCGCCATGGGGTTAAAGGACCGGGCGAAGGAGATCATGTCCAAGGCCGGCGTACCCATCGTGCCCGGTTACATGGGGGAGAATCAGGATTCCGCCACCCTGAAAGCCGAAGCTGCCAAGGTCGGTTACCCCGTGTTGATCAAGGCCGTCGCCGGGGGCGGGGGCAAGGGCATGCGTCTGGTCGAAGATGCCAAGGATTTTGACGAGCATTTAAGCGCCTGCAAACGCGAGGCCGCCGCATCGTTCAACAACGATCATGTGATGATTGAAAAATACATCACCCGCCCGCGCCATGTTGAGGTGCAGGTGTTTGGTGATAGCCACGGCAACGCCGTGTATTTGTTTGAACGCGATTGTTCCCTGCAACGCCGCCACCAGAAAGTGGTGGAGGAAGCCCCGGCCCCGGGGTTGAGCCAGCAGGTGCGCGAAAAACTGGGCGATGCCGCGGTGAAGGCGGTGAAGGCGCTTGGCTACACCAATGCGGGCACCATTGAATTCATCATGGATTCCAAAACCCATGAATTTTTCTTCATGGAAATGAACACGCGGTTGCAGGTGGAACACCCGGTCACGGAAATGATTACGGGCCTCGATCTGGTCGAATGGCAATTGCGCGTGGCGAATGGCGAAGCCTTGCCGTTGCGTCAGGATCAATTGTCCATCAACGGCCATGCGTTTGAAGTGCGGATTTATGCCGAAGATCCGGCGGAAAATTTCCTGCCACAAATTGGGCGCTTGACGGCGTTGTCCGCCCCGTTCGGCGTGCGGATGGATACGGGGGTTGAGGCCGGCGATGCCGTGTCCATCCATTACGATCCGATGGTCGCCAAATTAATCGTGCATGGGGCCAGTCGTGCCGAGGCGTTGCAAAAACTGTCCTCCGCTCTGTCGGGCAGCATGATTGCCGGGTTGGTTACGAACCAGGAATTTTTGGGCAATATTGCCCGCCATCCTGCTTTTATCGCGGGGGATGTGGATACGGGTTTTATCGCCCGTTTTAATGATGATCTGTTGCCCGCAAATTACGGCGTGGCCGATCTGCATGATTTGGCGATTGCGTCCGTTTATATCCTGTCCGGTGCCATGAATGTGGTTCAGGGCAACGATATTTGGGATGTGGCCGATAGCTGGCGCATGAATGGCACGCTGACCCGCACGCTGGATTTCGTCAATCGCGGCAACCATGTGAAGGTATCCGTGACGTGCGCGGGCCGTGATTTTGATGTGATGGTGGATGGAAAATCCGTGCGCGTATCGCGCGATGCGTTGACCCATGCGCGCATTGTGGCCGATGACAATGATTTAACCTTGGTCCGCGATGGCCGCGTTATTCGCCTGCATTTATATACGCCGGGTGCGGACGGCGAAGGCGAAGCGGGCGAGGGGCGCATTATCGCGCCGATGCCGGGTAAAATTATCGACGTCATGGTGAAAAAGGGCGCATCCGTGGACAAAGATCAGCCGCTTTTGATTATGGAGGCGATGAAAATGCAAATGACCATCCGCGCGGCCTTCGCCGGAACGGTCGAAGAATTGCCGGTGATTGCCGGGCAACAGGTGACGGACGGCGCGCTTCTGATTGCGATTGAGCAGAAGGAAGCAGCGTAA
- a CDS encoding hydroxymethylglutaryl-CoA lyase: MAFPTRVKIVEVGPRDGLQNERQTVPASVKIELIGRLGNAGLSVIESGAFVSPKWVPQMADTADVLAGIDRRAGVTYPVLVPNEKGMEGAIVAGVDEIAVFAAASESFSQKNINCTIAESFDRFAPVMDMARANNIRVRGYVSCVAGCPYEGAIAPDAVADVAAKLFDMGCYEISLGDTIGVGTPIVTATMLRAVMVRVPVEKLALHCHNTYGQALANIYTGLEMGVAVFDSSVGGLGGCPYAKGASGNVATEDVLYMLNGMGIETGVDINAVVDTAWFISNHLGRKPDSKVANAMRAGE, from the coding sequence ATGGCGTTTCCCACCCGCGTCAAAATTGTCGAAGTCGGCCCCCGCGATGGTTTGCAGAATGAAAGGCAAACCGTGCCCGCATCGGTCAAAATCGAATTGATTGGCCGTCTGGGCAATGCGGGTTTAAGCGTGATTGAATCCGGCGCGTTCGTATCGCCCAAATGGGTGCCGCAAATGGCGGATACGGCGGATGTTTTGGCCGGTATTGACCGCCGTGCGGGTGTGACATACCCGGTTTTGGTGCCGAATGAAAAGGGGATGGAGGGCGCGATTGTCGCGGGCGTTGACGAAATCGCCGTATTCGCCGCCGCATCCGAAAGTTTCAGCCAGAAAAACATCAATTGCACCATTGCCGAAAGTTTTGATCGCTTCGCCCCCGTGATGGATATGGCGCGCGCAAACAATATCCGCGTGCGCGGTTATGTATCCTGCGTCGCCGGGTGCCCGTATGAAGGGGCCATTGCGCCGGACGCCGTGGCCGATGTGGCGGCAAAATTGTTTGATATGGGGTGTTACGAAATTTCGCTGGGCGATACGATCGGCGTGGGCACGCCCATTGTCACCGCCACGATGTTGCGGGCCGTGATGGTGCGGGTGCCGGTTGAAAAACTGGCTTTGCATTGCCACAACACCTATGGCCAGGCCTTGGCCAATATTTATACCGGCCTTGAAATGGGTGTGGCGGTGTTTGATTCATCGGTGGGTGGTCTGGGTGGGTGCCCGTATGCCAAGGGCGCATCCGGCAACGTCGCCACCGAAGATGTTTTGTATATGTTGAACGGAATGGGCATCGAAACCGGGGTGGATATAAACGCGGTCGTTGACACGGCGTGGTTTATTTCCAACCATCTGGGCCGCAAGCCGGATTCCAAAGTTGCCAATGCGATGAGAGCAGGAGAGTGA